Genomic window (Aquipuribacter hungaricus):
GATACGTCCGCCCGGAAGGACGTGGTCACAGCGGCCGGGAACGGCGATACCTCAGGTACCCGCGCGGCAGTGCAGGGCTTCCGGCTCCTCGCCTACGACGGCAACTCAGCGACGGTCGACGTGGCTGTACGCGGAAGCACTGACGGCGAGGAAGTGAACCTGTCCATGGTCTACGACCTGGTGTGGGAGGACGGGGACTGGAAGCTCGTCGTGACTGACCCTAGGGCGCCTGTCGACGTGGCCTTCCTACCCGACCTGGCTGGCTACTCGGCCTGGAGCGCGTAGCCGTGGAGCCGGGGGGCTGCGAAGGCGCTGCTGCCTTCAATCCGCTGTGTCAGGTCGAGCGCGGAGCGCGCGCAGCGGTGGGGGACGCGATCGAGAACATGGCGGAGGCGGTCACGGAGGCCTTCGGGCGGACGGTGGCGTCGGTGGGGACGTTGTGGGTCAACATCGGGACCCCCAACCTCACTGCTTCTGGTGGTTCGGCGACGTCGGTGGCGCCGGGCAGCTCCGCGCCGGGGTCGGCGGGGATCGTCACGGTCTTGGGTTATGCGACGTGGATCGGGTTCGTCGTCGCGGGGATGTCTCTGGTGGTCCTGGGTGCACTGGTTGCGACCCGGCTCCGCCGCGGTGAGGGGTTCGCGGCGGTGGGCCGGATCGGTGTGGTCCTGGCCGCGGTGGTCCTGGTGGGCGGGGCCGCGGGGTTCGTGTCGGCGCTGATGCCTGCAGGACCGACCGGGGTGGGCGGGACGGTGCTGTTCCTGCAGTCATCCCTGTGGTGGTACGTCGCGGCGGCGGCCGCGTTCTCGATCGTGGTGGGCGGGGTCCGTATGGCGTGGGAGCAGCGGGCCCAGCCCGGGCTGGAGATCGTGCGGAGCCTGCTCACCCTGATCGTGGTGTCCGGGGCCGGGGTGACCGTCGTGGGGCTGCTGGTGACGGCCGCGGACTCCTTCGCGGTCTGGGTCCTGAACAACTCCCTGGACTGCGATGTGACCGGGGACGGGGGGTGCTTCGGTCAGAGCCTGCTCACGCTGCTGGCGCTGACCACGAACCCTGCGGCGGGCGGGCTGGGGCCGCTGCTGATCATCATCCTGGGCCTGGTGGCGCTGCTGGCGTCGCTGTTCCAGATCGTCCTCATGGTCGCCCGGGGCGCGATGCTCGTCATCCTCACCGGAGTCCTGCCTCTGGCTGCGTCGGCGACCAATACCGAGCTGGGACGCTCCTGGTTCCGCAAGTGCGTCGGCTGGCTGATCGCGTTCATCCTCTACAAGCCGGCGGCGGCCATCGTCTACGCGACGGCGTTTCAGCTGACAGGCACCGACCTGTTCCGCGACGACGGCTCCGGCGTGCTCGCGGTCCTCACCGGGCTGATGCTCCTCGTCCTCGCGCTGTTCGCCCTGCCGGCGCTGATGCGGTTCGTGACACCGCTGGTCGGGGCCATGGCCGCCGGCGGGGGCGGCGCGGTCCTCGCCGCAGGGGCGCTGGCCGCACTGCCCAGCGGCGCCGCCGCGGTCGGCCGGCTCGCCTCCGGTGCAGGCAGCGGCTCTGGTGGCAGTTCGGGCGGGGGAGCACCGCCCGCGCAGAGGGTCTCGAGCGAGTCGACGGCCACCGGGTCGTCCCAGGGCGGGTCGTCCGGGGGGCCCTCGACCGGCGCCGGACCTGGCGGGGGAGGGCCCGGCGGGAGCAGGGGACCCTCCGGCCCGCCCAGCACCGGCAGCACCGGGGCCGCCGGCAGTACCGCAGCCGCCAGCGGGGGAGTACCCGCGGCGGCGGCCTCTGCCGGTGGGGTCAGTGGCGCGGCAGCAGGCAGCGGCGCCGTGTCCGCCGGTGCGGCCGCGGGTGCGGCCGCGGGTGCGGTGGGGCTGGCGGTGGGGGCGGCGGCGCAGGCGGGTGCCCGTGCCGGTCAGGCGGCGCTGAGCGCTGCGAGGGACGTGGCGCACGACTCGACGGGAGAGGGGAGCGGACCTGATGGCAGCCGTTGAGACCACGGGCAGGGGAGCCCGCACGTACGGCAACTGGCGGCAGCCGACCAGCGCGGGCCTGGTGGGCCTGGGCACGGGCGGCACCGTCCTGCTGTTCCTCGGGCTGTTCGTGGTGCTCGTGATGCTGATGACGGGCGGCCTGCTCGAGGCGCTGGTCGCGGCGGCGGTGGTGGGTGCCGTGCTGCTGCTGCTAGTGACCCGGGACCGGCACGGCCGTAACGTCCTGGCCCGCGCGGGGGCCCGTGCGGGGTGGCTGGTGACCCGGTCGCGTGGGCTGCACCTGTACCGCTCGGGTCCGCTGGGCCGCACCCCGTGGGGGACCTACCAGCTGCCCGGCCTGCTGGCCGCGACCCGGCTCAGCGAGCACTCAGACTCCTACGGCCGCAGGTTTGCGCTGCTCTACACCCCGGCGGCGAAGACGTACTCCGTCGTGGTTGGCACCGAGCCGGACGGGGTCGGCCTGGTCGACGCCGACCAGGTCGACCTGTGGGTCGCGGACTGGGGGCACTGGCTGGCCGGGCTCGGCGACGAGCCGGGCCTGGAGGCGGTGTCGGTGACCATCGAGACCTCCCCGGACTCCGGGGCCCGGCTGCGCCGGGAGGTGGACCGCAGCGTGCACGCGGGCGCCCCGGCGTTCGCGCGGGAGGTCCTCGGCCAGGTCGTGGCCAGCTACCCGGGAGCCTCCTCGATGGTCAAGGCGTACGTGTCCCTGACATTCACTGCCTCCGCGCGCAGCGGCGGGCGTCCGCGCACCCCGGACGAGATGGGCCGTGAGCTCGCCTCCCGTCTGCCCGGGCTCACCGCGGGCCTGCAGGTCACCGGCGCGGGTGCCGCGCACCCGCTGAGCGCGCAACGGCTCTGCGAGGTGGTCCGGGTGGCCTACGACCCGGCCGCGGCGGCGCTGATCGACGACGTCCGCGCCCAGGGCGAGACCCCCGAGCTGCTGTGGACCGACGTCGGGCCCTCCGCAGCACAGGCGTCCTGGGCGAGCTACCGCCACGACGGGGCGCTCTCCTGCACCTGGGCGATGACCGGCGCCCCCCGCGGCCACGTGCAGTCCGGGATCCTCGGCCGCCTGCTGGCACCGCACCGCGACATTGCCCGCAAGCGGGTCACGCTGCTGTACAAGCCGATCGACTCCGCCCGCGCCGCCGCGCTGGTCGAGGCGGACCTGCGGGCAGCGGAGTTCCGCGCCACCTCCACCACCAGGCCCGCGGCCCGCGACACCCTCGCCGTCCGCTCCGCCCGCGCCACCGCCGGGGAGGAGGCCAGCGGCGCCGGCTTGGTCAACTTCGGGCTGCTGGTCACCGCCACCGTGCTCGACGCCCGCGACGAGGCCGACGCCCGCGCCGCGGTGGCGAGCCTGTCCGG
Coding sequences:
- a CDS encoding SCO6880 family protein; the protein is MAAVETTGRGARTYGNWRQPTSAGLVGLGTGGTVLLFLGLFVVLVMLMTGGLLEALVAAAVVGAVLLLLVTRDRHGRNVLARAGARAGWLVTRSRGLHLYRSGPLGRTPWGTYQLPGLLAATRLSEHSDSYGRRFALLYTPAAKTYSVVVGTEPDGVGLVDADQVDLWVADWGHWLAGLGDEPGLEAVSVTIETSPDSGARLRREVDRSVHAGAPAFAREVLGQVVASYPGASSMVKAYVSLTFTASARSGGRPRTPDEMGRELASRLPGLTAGLQVTGAGAAHPLSAQRLCEVVRVAYDPAAAALIDDVRAQGETPELLWTDVGPSAAQASWASYRHDGALSCTWAMTGAPRGHVQSGILGRLLAPHRDIARKRVTLLYKPIDSARAAALVEADLRAAEFRATSTTRPAARDTLAVRSARATAGEEASGAGLVNFGLLVTATVLDARDEADARAAVASLSGMARLRLRPVHGSQDSAFAAALPLGVIVSKHISVPTQLRDNL